The region TATTCTGTATTTTCTTCCCTTTTGAAGGAAAATATTGTATTCTCCGGTTTTATCATTCGTTTTTGCTTTTGATAAGATAATTGAAGTGTTTGGGTCAATAATATTTATTTTTGCACTTAAGGGTTCATTCGTCTTTAGGTCTGAAACTATTCCGTAAAAATGAATTGTTTTTTCAGGTTGAAACTGAAATTCTAATTCGGCAGAAACCAAATTTACACTTCTTTTTTTCCCTTTTCCAATATCTGTTTGATAAAATATGGTTTCACCGTTGAGCGGAATGCTCGGATATGACTCATCTTCTGCATTGTTCAATGTATCAATCGGAATAGGCGACATCCATGCATTTTTAGTAATTTTTTTTGCATAATAAATATCAGATTTTGTTTTTCCGCCATTTCTTATTGATGAAAAATATAATGTTTTACCGTCAGCCGACAATCTTGGTGATTTATCGCATCCTGCATTTACGGGTTCGGGCAGAAGAATCGGTTTTTTCCAAGAATTTCCGGACTTTTCTGATACATAAATTTGATAACATTCAAATTTCTTCAACTCTTCATTTTCATATTTTTTTACAAAAAAGAAAAACTTTCCGTCAGGTGATAAAAACGGGTCTGTCTCATCTTCAGATGAATTCAAAGGAGCAGGCATTTTTTCCGGTTTTGACCATATACCGTTTCTTTTTTTGGTAACATAGATATCGAAACTTGCATTTTTATTATTATAACGTAAACTGAAATATATTTCTGAAGCATCATGATTATAACTTGGCGCATCAATAAAAAATTCAACAGTATCAAATTTATTAACAGCATCAATTGTTACAGGACCTGCCCATGTTCCGTCAATATTTTTTTTACATTCTACAAGTTCTCGTGAATTTTCAATCTCCATAATAAATACAATACTTTTCCCGTCATAACTCATATAAGGGGCAATTGTATGATATGTGTCAGAATTTACGGGAACAGGGAGTTTTGATATATTCTGGGATATAATTATTTCGTTAAAATGAATAAAAATAAATATAACAGATAGAAATAATATGAATTTTCTGCCCTTCATAAAGAATATTTCGGGATTAACATACAAATATATTAAAACTACATAAAAGTTCCTGTAATATCAGATGTTTTTTATAAGATTTTTGATAACTAATAATTTGTATTATTTGAATGCAAGATATACATTTGTGAAATAAATAATTTTAAAAAACACAAAAAATGGGAAGAACATTTGTAGAAAAAATAATGGATGCCGAAACAGGTGCTGTTGTTTTTAAAAAACCGAATATTGTATTAACACATGATAATACTGCAAGCATTAAGAAAACATTTGAAAAAATGGGAGGCGAAAAAGTTGCTGACCCAAACCAACTGTTGATTGTATTAGACCATAATGCTCCGCCTACTACAGCAGCATTAGCATCTCAATATCAGACCATAAGAGATATTGTGAAAGAACAAGGTATAGAAAAGTTTTATGATGCAGGAAAAGGTATTTGTCATCAAATAATGTCTTATCATGCTGAACCTAAAATGGTTATTGTAGGAAGCGACAGTCATACTTGCACTGCCGGTGCTTTTAATGCTCTTGCGGCAGGAATTGACAGAACAGAGGCAGCAGGAATATGGAAAAGAGGTGAAACTTGGTTCAGAGTTCCGGAAAGTATGAAAGTTACACTGACCGGAAAATTATCAAAAGGTGTTTATGCAAAAGATATTTCTTTATGGATTATCGGAATGATAGGTTCTGACGGGGCAAATTATATGTCTGTCGAATATCACGGAGAAGGAGTTAAAACTTTGGGTATGTCAGAACGAATGACCTTATGTAATCTTGCTTCTGAAATGGGTGCAAAAAATGCAGTTTTTCCGCCTGATAAGGTTTTAGCAGAATTTTATAATAAAAATAATATAGACGGAATTTGGGCAGATGAAGATGCAAAATATACAAAAGAAATTGAAATTAATTTGGATGAATTATTCCCTGTTGTTGCAGCTCCGCATCAAGTTGATAATGTTAAGGCTCTTGCTGAAGTTGCCGGAACACCTTTGCATCAGGGATTTATTGGGACTTGTACAAACGGCAGAATTGAGGATTTAAGACAAGCCGCAGAAATACTTAAAGGGAAAAAAGTGGCTGACGGTTTTCAATTATTGGTTACACCTGCTTCGCAAAAAATATATTTGCAAGCAATGAAAGAAGGTTTAATTGAAATTTTTATTGAAGCCGGAGCAAATGTTTTGTCATCTTCTTGCGGACCGTGTCTCGGAACCGGACAAGGAATTCCGGCTGACGGATATAATGTTATTTCAACTGCCAACAGAAATTTTTTGGGCAGAATGGGAAATAAAAACGCAAATATTTATTTGGCGTCTCCGGCAAATGTTGCAATATCTGCTGTCAACGGTTATATTTCCGATACAAGAGATAACAATGCAAAAGATAAATTTCCTTATTCAAAAGAGCAAAGCACGACCTTAACAATTGATGAA is a window of Bacteroidales bacterium DNA encoding:
- a CDS encoding OmpA family protein, with amino-acid sequence MKGRKFILFLSVIFIFIHFNEIIISQNISKLPVPVNSDTYHTIAPYMSYDGKSIVFIMEIENSRELVECKKNIDGTWAGPVTIDAVNKFDTVEFFIDAPSYNHDASEIYFSLRYNNKNASFDIYVTKKRNGIWSKPEKMPAPLNSSEDETDPFLSPDGKFFFFVKKYENEELKKFECYQIYVSEKSGNSWKKPILLPEPVNAGCDKSPRLSADGKTLYFSSIRNGGKTKSDIYYAKKITKNAWMSPIPIDTLNNAEDESYPSIPLNGETIFYQTDIGKGKKRSVNLVSAELEFQFQPEKTIHFYGIVSDLKTNEPLSAKINIIDPNTSIILSKAKTNDKTGEYNIFLQKGRKYRIEVYNENYSHFFFAYNTKQLSEFGENQKNIKLFSEIDLIVNVYDNEIYEPLAANLFVYDVENADTVKVEIRQINKGRFSLILPIGNHYRIEAEKTHFDNNYFNLDLRNVVQFSEFERDLELQVKKIDYEIQLSDEETGEGIEAVVEIINLTTNERIIKNVKTDKDGKLKIKLRDGTRYEINVSPKGYAFYNTIVDLVDEDASYITVAKLIPLKKATKLELNDINFETNSADINKSSFEELDRVVKLLKTNPQIKIEISAHTDDVGSKIYNMKLSERRAESVKEYLFSKDITEDKILSKGYGESKPAYLPFDIEENRAKNRRVELEVIDVNEDL
- a CDS encoding 3-isopropylmalate dehydratase large subunit → MGRTFVEKIMDAETGAVVFKKPNIVLTHDNTASIKKTFEKMGGEKVADPNQLLIVLDHNAPPTTAALASQYQTIRDIVKEQGIEKFYDAGKGICHQIMSYHAEPKMVIVGSDSHTCTAGAFNALAAGIDRTEAAGIWKRGETWFRVPESMKVTLTGKLSKGVYAKDISLWIIGMIGSDGANYMSVEYHGEGVKTLGMSERMTLCNLASEMGAKNAVFPPDKVLAEFYNKNNIDGIWADEDAKYTKEIEINLDELFPVVAAPHQVDNVKALAEVAGTPLHQGFIGTCTNGRIEDLRQAAEILKGKKVADGFQLLVTPASQKIYLQAMKEGLIEIFIEAGANVLSSSCGPCLGTGQGIPADGYNVISTANRNFLGRMGNKNANIYLASPANVAISAVNGYISDTRDNNAKDKFPYSKEQSTTLTIDENDNRRTENGIWNYSDTDDLNTDQMFAGNLTYKVLSSEPETIIPHLFEGFDVNFCKNVKKDDIIIAGDNFGCGSSREHPAVGLAYLGVKAVIVKSINRIFYRSSINQGLLLIVHPEAVNAYKFGDDVDIDFDNSSITVGGKQFNFAPLPEKLMQIIKKKGLVNWIKEH